The Balaenoptera musculus isolate JJ_BM4_2016_0621 chromosome 6, mBalMus1.pri.v3, whole genome shotgun sequence nucleotide sequence aatactcaatggtgaaaagctgaaagccttcctgttAAAAtctagaacaagacaaggatgcccactctcacctcttctattcaacacagtattggaagtcctagccaaggcactcaggtaagaaaaagaaataaaaagtatccaaatgGGAGGGGAAGAGGTAAAAGtatcattatatgcagatgacatgatactatagatagaAAACCCTAGAACTGATCAATGAATTCAGCagggtagcaggatacaagattaacatacagaaatcggttgcatttctttacactaacaatgaaatatcagaaaggaatgtaaaaaaagaatcccttttaaaatcacaccccccaggcttccctcgtggcgcagtggttaggaatccgactgccaatgcaggggacaggggttcgagccctgttccaggaggatcccacatgctgcggaacagctaggcccgtgtgccacaaatgctgagcctgcactctggagcccacgagccacagctgctgaggcctgcgtgcctggagcctgtgctccacaacaggaggggccaccgcaatgagaggcctgcgcactgcaaggaggaatggcccccgctcaccgcaactagagaaggcccacgaagcaacgaagacccaacgcagccaaaaataaataaataaaataaatttatattaaaaaaaaaattgcacccccccaaaaataaaatacttaggaataaaactAACCAGAGAGGTGAAACACTTACatactgagaactataaaacattaataaaggaaattgaagatgattcaaagaaatggaaagatatcccatgttcttggattggaagaattaatattgttaaaatggccatactgctCTTTCCACCATCTTTCTGTGCCGCCATAATGGTGTGCATGGATGTCCTGGCTGATGCTCTCAAGAGTATCAACAATGCGAAAAAAAGAGGCAAACGCCAGGTTCTTATTAGGCCGTGCTCCCAAGTCATCATCAGGTTTCTAACTGTGATGATGAATCATGGTTACATTGGCAAATTTGAAAACATCGATGATCACAGGGCTGGGGAAATTGTTGTGAACCTCACAGGCAGGCTAAATAACTGTGGAGTGATCAGCCCCAGATTTGATGTGCAACTCAAAGATCTAGAAAAATGTCAGAATGACGTGCTCCCGTCCCGTCAGTTTGTTTTCATTGTACTGACAACCTCAGCTGGCATCATGGACCATAAAGAAGCAAGACGAAAACACACTGGAGGGAAAATACTTGGATTCCTTttctagggatgtaatatacacatGCAAATAAAATGCCTCAGAGGACTCTGGTGCAAAAAAAaggccatactatccaaagcaatctacagatttaatgtgatccctatcaaattacccatgacatttttcacataagtgtaataataataatctgggaaaatattatgaacaacctTATgctaataaattcaacaacttagataaaatgggcaaatttcttgaaagacacaaattacccaAGCTTACCCAGGAAGAAATATATAATCTGAAGAGcctatctattaaagaaattgaatttgtagtttaaaacattcccacaaagaaaactgcaggcccaTAGGGCAGCACAGGTGAATTCCACTAAACATTTACAAATTCTTCAtgaactctttcaaaaaattaaaaaggtgagaatacttcccaactcattctatgattacagaattaccctgacaccaaaaccagacaaagatattacagagAAATGGCAGACCAATATTCCTATGTTATAAATATAGATATCAACATAGATAtcaaaaattttagcaaattgaatccaaaatttataaaaagggTAATATATTCGACCAAGTGaagtttatcccaagaatgcaagattGTTTTGACACTTGAAAATCcatcaatgtaattcatcatattaacaaactaaagaatattcatctataaatatataaatacataaattatttctgattatgtcaatagatgcagaaaatcatttgaaaaaatccaacatccatt carries:
- the LOC118896656 gene encoding 40S ribosomal protein S15a-like: MVCMDVLADALKSINNAKKRGKRQVLIRPCSQVIIRFLTVMMNHGYIGKFENIDDHRAGEIVVNLTGRLNNCGVISPRFDVQLKDLEKCQNDVLPSRQFVFIVLTTSAGIMDHKEARRKHTGGKILGFLF